GCGTGCCACGGTAGCCCCTCATCCGTGACGGGGTTGAACTTGTCAACCGTCATCTTAGGGTTGTCTTTCAACTCCCCCCACGTCTTGCTAGTTCAGTTGGATTGGTAATTCGAAACGAATTCGACATCCCAATCCACGAAAGATAAGGACACTTCTTGTTCAAATTTTCAATGAGAAATTGATATAAATAAGTCTTCATTTCAAAGTAGTATTTATAATCCGCAGAACGCAAAATTTATATGactacaattatttttaaaaacaaaagaaaatataggttAATTAAGGTTGCTTAAGAGCAGAAAGGATAGCGTGGCTATTACCCCTGACACGGTTGTTGAAAGGCGTTGAAAAAAGCCATTCGGTCTCCTTCTATCTTTCGTCTGAACCGAGATCAGGGATCAAGTTTCCTAATGAAAGAGATTGATTCCGGACCGAAGACTCCAGATGACTCCACAATAATCGGTTGCACTATGAAACCTGTCATTTATATTGTTTGAGGAGACGTAAATTACGGCAATTTTGCGAATTTACGTCTTTTTTATTAAAGCGGCATCACATCGGGATTGTTTTAAGTGTTCACtcgtaattattaaatataaatgaatttaaaccTGTTCTTTGTGGTAATCAGTCTTTTTCCTATCCACCAAAATCTAATCAGCTGTTTTGGACACCTTATcagaatattttctaaaaattataattttttactaACTTACTAGTTAGATCTAGTCGATTTGGGTAGACGTGAAAAAGGCATATGACTCAGTTGACCATGCCTACTCTGTTGAGTGCCTGCAGAGACTCCTGTGTGTTTTATAAAATTTGTTGCAACTGTGATGGACAGATGGAATGTGCATCTACACTACAACAAATCCAATATAAGCGAATAAAGCTAGAGAAGGGAACATTATAGTGCGATTGCACATCCCCATTGCTGTTTGTCCTGTCCCCAGAATTGCTGAGTAGGACGGTAAAAAACTACGTGTCGACTAAGTGTAGTCTGTGTACTACCCAAGTTAATGTGAAGGAGTCAATCAAACTTAGAGAATATGCTTGATACTTGCTGATTTAACACCTTCCcatgccattttttaaaaaagactaTATTCCTTAAATTTCAGAAttctttttaatcaaaaatattcattattatgtTTACGATATATATGTagcctggcggattgccaaactgtttcccTTAAATTAATTTCTTGTAAAAACTATAGctcaaaatattttgagtttcAAATAATTCCGTTGAATAAATTAGCATTCTTAGGGTAAAATTATTCTTAAGTATTTTATTATTCCAATATTTATGGATTGAATCTGAATATCGTCTGAATATTAAAATTAACCAACCAATTCTATAGTACTGAATGAAGCATTTATAGTCATAATGTCGAGAACATCAAGGCATTTATGGTTTTGAAATCACAACTGATTTCAACTTATGGGTTCCGCTCATGTTTAAGAATAGCATGCTGCCTTAGTAAATATTAAACCATCATTCATAAaaccattaaaattttttttggagAGTACATTTAAAGTCTAAAGTTTAGACTCTATTACCTCCATTCATTTAATCAACTTTTCAAGATTTGGGAACTTTGATTTATTcgcattttattaaaaaattgataatttcTTATCTTTTAAAATAGCCTCCATCTTCAGTAAaagattaattttgttttcttgataCTGTCTTCTAAAATATGCTTGAAAATCCATCAGGTAATCGCTGGCACGAAAtgacatcattttcttctttataattAACAATTTCAGTTTTTTCTTTAAAGGTAAGGCGATTAGAGCGTCCACGAAAAGAATTGGAAAACATTtggattaattaaatttttatttttttcgaaaattcgtattaaaaattaaattcaaaattgtGTCCAATTTTAAAATTGAGGAGCATTAAGGAAACCGCCGAATTAAGTATTTTGCTTAAAATTTTTGATTCAATCAAGCTTTGGAAGCGTCAGCGTTCAAGCATTTTTTGATGCCGGATTAAGtcatttaaaatcttttttaaaaaatattatcaatttttatcCTACGATGGAAACCTAGACAATGAGTTCGTTAGGACTGGTGTCTGTTTATGCTTCGGTCATTGCCTATGTGAGCCACATTTCTGCCGCTGTGGCTAAATGATCTCATCAGGAGAACCTTTGAAGACGCCGGAATCCCCTCAGCTCTCGAACTTACTGGGATCGATCGGGAAAATGAGAATCACTGTGTTTCCCTTCAACAGAAAAAAGCCACGCCCGCAAATCGAGATGGTTTTTCTGAGCGGATATTTCTTTGATATACAGTAGAACCTCTGGTCTCGCCACCTCTGTTACTCgccacatatttttcaaaaaataaaaaaatttctagtAATTTTGATGTaatattctattgctcgccattttctaaatctcgccattaatttttaaaaaatattttttttggttaaactattttctatataaaatattcaacCACGCTAAATTTAACATGCGTAAGTGCAAGATTGTCTTTTTACTGAAAAACGTCGCATTATTGCGTACATGGAGGAGAACAAAGTCTCACGATGCCGTATagcttacattttttcttctgttttgaagaaaaaaatatctcgaAGGGCTGTGAACGATTTAAGACTTGGAAAAGAGAATAATGTCTACTACTGATCCTATTTTCTCCAATAAGAAGAGATTATCTACTTAACTTATTCTGTTATTGACACCGAACTATTAACTTGGATGGAATACATTGAGCTTAGAGGGCGGTTTCTGGACGATAATTCAATTTTGTTGAAAGCAAAGAACATTGCTAATATTTATGGAATTAAAGAGTTTAAAGCCAGTAATGGATGGCTAAGCAAGTTCAAGATACGGAACAACTTAAAATTGAGGACTTTACATGGAGAATCAGGATCTACTGCAGTTGATCAGAAACAAGAAATTGATGCATTTACTTCTTTGATCTCTGCAAAGATTCAACAATATAATGCTGAAACATTTATAACGCTGATGAAACTGGGATTTTTTTACAACTATCCCTTCAAAAGTATTTGTCAGAAGGTTCGACGtggacataaaatatttttttttggttaaactattttttatacgaaaaattcttttagttgtgGATCGATGCCCATCCCATAAACTTTACGCTGATTTCAGTCAATTGAAGTTCTTTACCTACCTTCGAAGACTACAACAATTCTACAACCAATGGATCAAGGAATCATTAGATCTTTCAAAGGACAttttaataaacttaaatttgagttaatgttagaaaaaatttgaaatggagaaaatccactggaagctcataaaaaaataaccttaaaagacggtcttctttttacatattttgcctgGAAAAAGTAACGACCAAAACAACTACCAATGGTTTCGGACATTCAAAATGGATCGAATGTGAAAATCAACTCGAAAGACCAActgttgaaattgataattatgatcaaatggtaaatatcttgaaaatattggACCCGGCGATAAAGATGATTTTATTAATCATGAATTTAccgaaatagatgaaattgaagATTACCTTAATATTGCTGGAGATTCTTTCCCACAAAATATGACGATGAAGATACTCATAAGACCAATCTCATGTGAATTCAGAAGAGgctttgaaaatgttgaaaagaataaagtcattcttttatcaaatgaaattttgatataaattcgtTGGAACTAATCGACACCGTTATTAGAAATAtggctgatttaaaaaaaaactattaaagatttttttagttaattttttccttttaatttctttctttcgattctctttgtttctttgtctcaaTATACTTAAAAGAACTCAGCTTATGATCGAAATGTATTGAACGAGATGTTTAACTGTACGCTCTAACTCTTTCTCGATCGCATCAGCCTCTCGCGtttaaagaattaattattaaataattagcCTAGAAACTTTTTAAAgagcaaatatttttcaaaaaaaatttttattccagATATTTTTAATGAAGTACCAAAGAAATCAATCTCCCAGATATTCAGAAGAAAATGCAGTATTTTGCCCTTTACATGTCAAAATTTTCAATCTTTCATCAAAAATAAGACGGGCATAACAAGAACGTGATTGCGTTCTGTAAAATGGatgaaaattaattttctgtaaaaatttagatatatattaaaaaatcttaATCGAAtgctaaaaaataaatttttctcaaaaGAATTTTTAAGATGTGACTAATTGGAGATGAGCATTAAAAGGGGGGCTAATTTGGAAGAGTCACTGTATTAAACATTGACCATATCCatcaaattacacaaaaatatgaTCTTATACCACCTCCCAGACGATAGAGGTCACTACAATTCATTTATTCAACAAAGAATGAAATTATCAAAATAGAGAATGTCATTGAAAAGACTGAGCTCTACTCagttcatttttcttttgaatgaatGCTTTACACAATTCAACAGAATCCTCAAAAATCAAAGACTCCTCAATATTGTACAGTTGGGCGTTCTCAAACATGAGTACAACATCCTTAGAGAACTCCTCCAATGAAGTATATTTCTTCAACTTGATTCGACTCTACAATACAACACACCCAACACCTTAATCCGCTTTATGTCCACTGGCTTTTTAATAATCTCGTAATAGTCAGGCAACTCTCTCCTCGATGGCAATTCCAGGAAAGGATCAATCAATGCTCGGCCATCCCTTAACTATACTAAAACCATTACTCGTCATGATAGTCAATCAAAAATGTCAACAAATCGTTCAAGAGCTGACCAATATCCCTCTGGGTTGGCTTGACTGCTCTCTTTGGTCTACTGGGCACATAATCCTCTGAGAAACTCGAATCCTCCTCCTCAACTTGTGCCCGTCTCCGTGAGAAAGAATGTTCCCAAATTGGCGAGTTCACTTTTTCATAAGACGAATGAACAAGCCAAAGGGGGAGTTCATCCTCGGTGATTACTCTTGAAGGAATATTGTCACGTTTATCCATTTGTTCACGCTGGGAGTCCATCTGTGTGAACAACTCATATTCCTCGTTTGACCGCATTAGCATAGCATTGATGGCTTCATCGTCGTGGATAGAATCAGCGTCCTTAACCTCATCTCCGTCCTGATCCAATAAACTCTGCAAGAATTGCCTTCTTTGATCGGATGTTGACTTTTGGTCAAACATTCCTGCACGAATGACCTTCTCGTCCATATTTAGTTTATTCTTTGCAGCAGAAAGAATTCTTTCCTCCACAGAATTAACAGTGACTAGACGAAGTACTGTGACTTGTCTGAGCTGCCCAATCCGATGTGCTCTGTCTTCGGCCTGCAGGTCTTGATGGGGATTCCAATCAGAGTCAAATATTATCACTGTGTCCGCAGTTTGTAAGTTCAGTCCCAACCCACCAGCCCGAGTACTCAGAAGGAATATAAACGTGTCAAGTTGGGGGTCGTTGAACTGAGACAAGAGGAACTCCCTGTCCTCAGCTTTGGTAGACCCGTCCAATCTGAGGTGAGAAAAATCCCTCATATTCAAATAATCCTCCAAAATATTCATTAAAGATGTCATTTGacaaaaaacaagacattttcgattcactgctttcaatttgggCAATATTCTGTCAAGGACCTCAAATTTTCCCGAAACACGGAAAAGAAGAGGCCCAGTGACCATATCATTGGACATTCCAAATTTCTGTGCCAACGACTTTTCAACCGACTCAAACATGAAAGGATGATTACATATCTTCCGTAATTGCATAAGAGTATTAGAAAGTGACCTCCCAACAACTTTTGACTTTTCATCACATGTGAGGACTACTCCATTcttctgcatatgtgtatacataattctCTGGAGTGGAGTGAGGGCACATTTGATTATATATTCCACTTTATCCGGCAACTGACATTCAACTTCCTTTTTTAGTCTTCGAAGGATAAATGGACGTAAAATCGTGTGGAGTCGACGAATTACCAAAAGTGACTCTTCCTGGTTAAGTTCCACCCGCTCATTCATACTAGCAAATGGAGCACTAAACCACTGCTCGAACGTGGCACAGGATTTAAATATTGTCGGCTGAATAAAGTTTAAAAGAGCCCAGAGTTCAGGAAGACGGTTCTGCAGAGGAGTCCCCGTTAGAAGCAGTCGGTAGGGGACATGGAATTTGCTGGAAAGAATACTGGTCAGTTTACAGTGATGGTTCTTCATACGATGTCCTTCATCGATGACCAGATAAACCCACCTCATCTTCCTGTTAGTCAAAAAAGATACCTTCGAAAGgacatttttgtcttttatgataTAATCATATGTTGTAATGACCACATTTACATTTGTAGATCTCATTCTTAAGCCGACTTCCCTCCTCACTTGTGGGGTCCCTCGATATGCCACCACAGCCATCGAAGGTGCCCATCGACCAAACTCATTCACCCAATTGGACAAAGTCCTTCCAATCAGCACGACCACTTACGACAAGGGCACCACAACCAAATGGGGACCGTGAATTCTCTTATGTTCCAATAAATAGGCCAGAAGAGCAATAGTCTGAATAGTCTTGCCCAAACCCATCTCATCTGCCAAAATACCGTTCAAATTGTTGTTATAAAGAGACACCATCCACTCCAGTCCAGCAATCTGATACAACTTCAAAGTGCCGCCTGTGAGGATTGTAGGCTGGACTTGAATCTTTTCTCGATTAAAATGAGCAATGGAATAACAGTCCTGTCCTTCCTCCCCCAATGACCGATCACACATGTGGGACTGCAATAACTTGGCCATATTCCCTATATATTCGTCCGTTTGTTCCAACAAGTATTTCAATCGGGTGTCCTTCTTTTGATCTATCAACTTTCGGTACCCCACTTCATCCTCTTCCTAAAAAcgtgtttaattatttatttgccaTTAATCGACGCATTC
The Octopus sinensis unplaced genomic scaffold, ASM634580v1 Contig11651, whole genome shotgun sequence genome window above contains:
- the LOC115229038 gene encoding LOW QUALITY PROTEIN: transcription activator BRG1-like (The sequence of the model RefSeq protein was modified relative to this genomic sequence to represent the inferred CDS: inserted 2 bases in 1 codon; substituted 3 bases at 3 genomic stop codons), which produces IKQQLKYRSESLAGVLNSLSEDNKMKALIELKAIGLLDLQKHVREEVLCVMKESCRIEGPAFGRRVKRQSLRDSRITERMEKHEKMESERLRRQQFLVKIIQQHQRQFRENMRIRATKLGKVNKAVLNHHLTNEREQKKEEDRIRRERMRRLMAXINNXTRFXEEDEVGYRKLIDQKKDTRLKYLLEQTDEYIGNMAKLLQSHMCDRSLGEEGQDCYSIAHFNREKIQVQPTILTGGTLKLYQIAGLEWMVSLYNNNLNGILADEMGLGKTIQTIALLAYLLEHKRIHGPHLVVVPLSXVVVLIGRTLSNWVNEFGRWAPSMAVVAYRGTPQVRREVGLRMRSTNVNVVITTYDYIIKDKNVLSKVSFLTNRKMRWVYLVIDEGHRMKNHHCKLTSILSSKFHVPYRLLLTGTPLQNRLPELWALLNFIQPTIFKSCATFEQWFSAPFASMNERVELNQEESLLVIRRLHTILRPFILRRLKKEVECQLPDKVEYIIKCALTPLQRIMYTHMQKNGVVLTCDEKSKVVGRSLSNTLMQLRKICNHPFMFESVEKSLAQKFGMSNDMVTGPLLFRVSGKFEVLDRILPKLKAVNRKCLVFCQMTSLMNILEDYLNMRDFSHLRLDGSTKAEDREFLLSQFNDPQLDTFIFLLSTRAGGLGLNLQTADTVIIFDSDWNPHQDLQAEDRAHRIGQLRQVTVLRLVTVNSVEERILSAAKNKLNMDEKVIRAGMFDQKSTSDQRRQFLQSLLDQDGDEVKDADSIHDDEAINAMLMRSNEEYELFTQMDSQREQMDKRDNIPSRVITEDELPLWLVHSSYEKVNSPIWEHSFSRRRAQVEEEDSSFSEDYVPSRPKRAVKPTQRDIGQLLNDLLTFLIDYHDE